A stretch of Brassica napus cultivar Da-Ae chromosome C6, Da-Ae, whole genome shotgun sequence DNA encodes these proteins:
- the LOC111213365 gene encoding desiccation-related protein PCC13-62, protein MGNTKERRNLLVSTVMVLFFFNTNHYQVMSCPDQTTNCTDQDKKVLEFPLNLEYLEAEFFLFGALGFGLDKVAPNLTMGGPSPIGAQKAKLDPLTRDIVLQFAWQEVGHLRAIKKTVTGFARPLLDLSIKSFAEVMDDAFGRKLVPPFNPYANSYNYLIASYLVPYVGLTGYVGANPKLQCPDSRKLVAGLLGVESGQDAVIRTMLYARATHMVHPYGITVAAFTDRISRLRNKLGKMGVKDEGLVVPKAMGAEGQVAGNVLVGDELSLAFDRTPEEILRIVYGSGNERVPGGFYPKGADGEIAKSYLV, encoded by the exons ATGGGAAACACCAAAGAGAGAAGAAACTTGTTGGTTTCAACAGTAATGGTGTTGTTCTTTTTCAACACTAACCATTATCAGGTTATGAGTTGCCCCGACCAAACGACTAACTGTACGGATCAAGACAAGAAAGTATTGGAGTTTCCATTGAATCTGGAGTATCTTGAAGCTGAGTTTTTCTTGTTCGGGGCATTAGGGTTTGGTCTTGATAAAGTTGCACCAAATTTAACGATGGGAGGTCCCAGTCCTATTGGAGCTCAGAAAGCTAAACTTGATCCTTTGACGAGAGATATTGTTTTGCAATTTGCTTGGCAAGAGGTTGGCCACTTGAG ggCAATCAAGAAAACGGTGACAGGATTTGCAAGGCCGCTACTTGATTTGAGTATAAAATCATTTGCCGAAGTGATGGATGATGCATTCGGACGAAAACTTGTACCACCATTTAATCCTTATGCCAATTCTTACAATTACCTCATTGCTTCATATTTGGTCCCTTATGTTGGCCTCACCGGCTATGTTGGTGCTAACCCGAAACTGCAATGTCCCGATTCAAGGAAG TTAGTAGCAGGACTTTTAGGAGTAGAATCAGGTCAGGACGCTGTGATAAGAACAATGCTATATGCGAGGGCAACACACATGGTCCATCCTTATGGTATCACGGTTGCGGCTTTCACAGATAGGATCTCGCGTCTAAGGAACAAATTAGGGAAAATGGGTGTGAAAGATGAGGGGCTGGTTGTACCTAAAGCCATGGGTGCGGAGGGACAAGTGGCCGGGAATGTATTGGTTGGTGACGAGTTATCGCTTGCGTTTGATCGAACTCCGGAGGAAATTCTGCGGATTGTGTATGGAAGTGGAAATGAAAGGGTACCCGGTGGATTTTACCCTAAAGGAGCTGATGGAGAAATTGCCAAGTCTTATTTGGTTTAA